The Raphanus sativus cultivar WK10039 chromosome 6, ASM80110v3, whole genome shotgun sequence sequence ATACATTTTTCCTTCTTTATATCTTGGTGCGGGTAAGTTTAGTCATATAGAGGATCTAAGCAGCAATTTCATTTCCAGCCTGCCTATGTCAAAAATCCATCTATAGTGTTTACTTCTAAGAGAAGAGAAATGAACTAATTTTGAAAACAGATTGTGCCATTTGTATTTTGCTTAATGATCATGTAAACTATTTGGACTCCAATTCTTGTAGATAGATCCCTCAATGAAACAAACTTCATTTCTGTAATGTGATGTAAAAAACGAAACCATCtaaaataaagaacaaaaactaTCATAACAACAATGTGGGAGGATCATCCAGCAGCTAATTCTAAAAACCTAATCTGTGATGTGAAAGAACATAAACCCATCAACatttcaactttaataatttccaagaaataatttctttttatttcagtGAACACTCTGACCATTTTCAACACCTAATCCGTACAAAACACCAGAGTACTTCTCCATCGAACCAATGAAGAAATTCTCCTGCAGCTTCCTGAATGTACACGAAGTCAACAAACTATCCGACCCCGCCTGGTGACAAATCCCAACTCGCTCAACCTCAAGCAGCTCCGCCAACTTGTTCAGACCCCCGTGGAGACTATTACAAAACTTCATCAAGTGCTTAATATCGTAAACCCTCGGGAAATAAACTCTGATCATCTCAAAGAACCCCCCTTGCGTCTCCGGGAGATCCTGACACGTCAGCAGCTTCAGCAAGTAACCGAAATCGTACCCGCTGTGAAACGTAACCCAGTGAACATTCTCGTTCAATACAATCCCTGAAGACATCAGAAGCTCCGCGAAACGCCTCGAATCGACGCCGTTTCGGCTGTTCTTGACGAAATCGATCCCCGACTGACGGAGAAGCTCGATGGAGTCGTGGGCGAAGATGTCGGAGGAGAGATCGAACTCGCGGAAGTTGAACTGCCAGATGCAGTACTTGTCGTCGGAACCGCAGGTCGGGAGGTTGCCTCTCTCGTCGGAGAAGGTGAGGCCGAGCTGGATCATCTTGAGGAGGTTGACGTTCGTCCTAAGGGTCTCGTAGTGGTACTCGGTGTTGGTTCTGAAAGTCCCCACCGGTCTGCAGACGATCCCGGGGAACTCCGTGTCCATCGCCACGAAAGGGAAGTCGTCGACGATCTCGCGGATCAGAGCCATTTCGGATTCGAGGTTGTCGCTCCATACCTCGCGGATTTGAATCGAGTCGTCCTTTAGAAACAGAGacatgatgatggtgatgatgatgatgatgaatggtGTAACGGATCTAGAGCAAGATCTGATTCGGTTTCATGATATCTGCAGTGgattttaacaagaaaaaaaacatgaatcaGACCGGATTCGATAGAGAAACCATTATATAGAGAGGATAAGTCGGCTGTTACGAACCTTTGAAATCAATACAGGTAGAAAAGATGTTTCTAGAGAAGGCGGCTGTTGTACAGGTTAGGGTTTCAGAGGATGTGGTGGTTTATTGAAGaggatatatataaaaatcaccgactaatttatttttattttattacgatgaattatttataaaattattaaataagtGACTTATATCACCAATCTTAATTTTACCTATCTGATTAGATTCATGCTTAACGATTTTATTTGTACTGCACTAACTAGTTTTATcgattcaaaatttaaatatcataCTAAAAAGGTTAAACAAACTATCAGAGTAAAGAGTTTCCACCACCTGACTTTATTTGTCTTTGCTTTTGACAGTTTTTAAACTCAAACTCTCCCTCTCTGTTCCTGTCTGAACTGAAGCTGTTTGTTTTGTCCTCTATAGACTTTGCTCAACCCATATGGAACATCaattatttattgattattattacACAACTGGCATTAGCCCAAACCCAATGTTCTTTTACAACTGAAATGCAAAGCTGTCAACAGATATACAACCAATGGCCCAAACTGAgagcaaacaaaaaaagttaaaacagaACATAACCAAATGAGAAGAGTGGGGAAGGAGGGAGAGATAGATGACTTCAGCTTATTTCCAGTTGCAGACTCCAGccccctttttttttaatctgctACTAAAAGACAATGATGATTCTGCTGAATTATTTTTTAGATGATGTGAATGGGCGATAAATTACTCGAAACTATTGCACACAGGTGATCAGACAGCTACTTGAGAAGTCGCTGAGATTCAAGAGGATTGGGAAATTTCGAATGAATTCAAAATTATTTCCCCCAACCCCTAAAAGAATCAAGTTGCTCATCTATGAGGAGGATCAATAGTCCTGACATTTGCACCTGTCATCCCATCAATCTTATCTTTGGTGATCTCCACAAAGTGACCAACTACTTCATGAAACTGTCTTAGACCAGATAACGGTAGAATGATCGATGACCTGTCAGAACCTGCCACCTATATTTGCATTGCATTATCAAAAACAACCCTCTCAAGAGTTCGAACAACCGCGAAAAGATAGTTTCTTCTATCAAATTACCTCGGATATCCTGAGGAAATGGCCCCTGTTGTTGTTCCCAAGATCAAAGAAGAAGCGTTTCTGGTCAGCTCTGATTACCTTGGAAACACCAGTCAATCCGGTTTCATCCTGGCCAGGCAAGTCAGTTGCTCGATCCACAGTAAGATCCGAAGAAGAAGATGCTGGTTGGTTACCATGACCAGGTATAAATCCAGCGCCAACATCATCTGAAAGTCCAACCAGATGTTCTTGTCCATCAGAAGGTTTCTGTTttccaagagagagagagagagaaagcgaGAGAATAAGACCCAAAGAGAAACAAACAGAgagtttttatagttttaacatGTGTGTTTTAATTATCCCAAACCTGATTTGGCATCACGAAAAGCCCACAAGCTTCATGGATCTCAGCCAATATGTTCCTGAAAGCAGCCCATCCTTCATCAGGGGAGCTTCCAGCAGGAACAATAATGGTGCTTCGGTTCCTACTAACAGATGCTTCTGAAACCTAAACCGCATCAAACTTATATCAAATCTTATAACCAATATGAAAAGAACAACATTCCTAAACTTCAAATTCAGACAACAATGACAAACCTATGAGCTTAAAATTTTCTGTCGGAAAAACGAATACCTTCCTATCAATAATCTCA is a genomic window containing:
- the LOC108812004 gene encoding probable CCR4-associated factor 1 homolog 7, encoding MSLFLKDDSIQIREVWSDNLESEMALIREIVDDFPFVAMDTEFPGIVCRPVGTFRTNTEYHYETLRTNVNLLKMIQLGLTFSDERGNLPTCGSDDKYCIWQFNFREFDLSSDIFAHDSIELLRQSGIDFVKNSRNGVDSRRFAELLMSSGIVLNENVHWVTFHSGYDFGYLLKLLTCQDLPETQGGFFEMIRVYFPRVYDIKHLMKFCNSLHGGLNKLAELLEVERVGICHQAGSDSLLTSCTFRKLQENFFIGSMEKYSGVLYGLGVENGQSVH
- the LOC108812003 gene encoding transcription factor Pur-alpha 1; its protein translation is MEGNSSGGTAAGGGGGSDVELVSKTLQVEHKLFYFDLKENPRGRYLKISEKTSATRSTIIVPSSGISWFLDLFNYYVNSEEHELFSKELQLDSKVFYFDIGDNRRGRFLKVSEASVSRNRSTIIVPAGSSPDEGWAAFRNILAEIHEACGLFVMPNQKPSDGQEHLVGLSDDVGAGFIPGHGNQPASSSSDLTVDRATDLPGQDETGLTGVSKVIRADQKRFFFDLGNNNRGHFLRISEVAGSDRSSIILPLSGLRQFHEVVGHFVEITKDKIDGMTGANVRTIDPPHR